Proteins from a single region of Palaemon carinicauda isolate YSFRI2023 chromosome 1, ASM3689809v2, whole genome shotgun sequence:
- the LOC137637990 gene encoding uncharacterized protein, with product MAVATTVHIEALMGLIVDLLNETQRALVETYSESVNQNLITELQEAIKPLPLPTFEGEVQEYTSYRELFTIHVDRRADLDDVSKFTYLLGTLGREPLRIVKSLTVTAVNYRIALDLLDKKYGNVHQTLVILYRKLANIFVPSLDPVELKRFRFELTIIIEQIKRLSSNDIGHGMVMSLINQKLSEGKLYRKVVEHLRKCDYTLDEFFDAIDFIIRMLEDDALQRGDKLEPDKRVDISVRAKSKPVHNNSCPFCNERHPPHGCRQVTARRRILLKRGLCFNCTKSGHRSDKCPVPNSCKNCNVTLFYYIYNVF from the exons atggcggtggccacaACCGTACACATCGAGGCGTTGATGGGCCTCATAGTAGACTTACTGAATGAAACGCAACGTGCATTAGTTGAGACCTACTCTGAATCTGTGAACCAGAATCTAATCACGGAATTGCAAGAGGCG ATTAAAccactgcctctccccacgtttgaaggggaagtgcaggaatatacttcatatcgagagctctttacgatacatgtagatcgaagagcagatttagatgatgtatctaaattcacaTATCTGTTGGGGACCTTAGGCAGGGAGccgcttaggatcgtaaaatccctaACTGTAACCGCCGTGAACTATAGGATAGCGTTGGATCTTTTAGATAAAAAGTATGGTAATGTCCATCAGACACTCGTAATTCTGTACAGAAagttggctaatatctttgtaccctcattagatcctgtagagctgaaaaggttcCGTTTCGAATTAACGATTATAATTGAGCAAatcaagaggctaagtagtaatgatataggccatggtatggtcatgagcctcattaatcaaaagttgtcagaagggaagctctacaggaaagtGGTCGAGCATCTAAGAAAGTGTGACTATACGTTAGATGAGTTCTTTGACGCGATAGATTTCATTATCagaatgctcgaggacgatgccttgcaacgaggagataaacttgaacctgacaagAGAGTAGACATCAGTGTAAGAGCGAAGTCAAAACCCGTCCAcaataattcttgtcccttttgtaacgaacggcacccgcctcacggatgccgccaagtaactgcaagacgtcgcattttgctaaaaaggggcctATGTTTTAATTGCACCAAGtctggtcatcgaagtgataagtgtccCGTCCCAAACTCTTGTAAGAATTGTAATGTGACCTTGTTTTATTACATATACAATGTTTTTTAG
- the LOC137638735 gene encoding zinc finger MYM-type protein 1-like — protein sequence MLQDTLISLQLPIQHLRAQTYDGASNMSGKYKGCQAEIKKVQLLALYVHCGAHVTHLIISKAIPNSLFIKNALDNLQELGTLYRSSGKFKHMYLNIHTDDLNTPSPTSLKPICPTRWLTRYAAVKAVLDNYPDVLAALQEAAKELGSTTASRAAGLYKCLSSGECLLGLYGSLPLIQCLENFNKSLQGSKVTVSGMLEAAEVTIKSLQSLRCEHKFKRLFEEAEQKLHLCDLDAVPLPRKKKIPKRLDQGLGFASNYFHDSAEEFYRVEFFSVIDAAVLNIKEYFTSTDLTEYQDLSSVLLTGTHKPEIISKYPELNESLNQQLNFFHNQFKGSTVEDYRKIFTDMVPEVRRMFPHVEALLRLLLVSPASSCTDERSFSALRRLKTWLRSSMSQQRLNHLMICHVHRDRLATLSPQAIAEEFIRAEDKRRTIFGRF from the coding sequence ATGCTGCAAGACACGCTTATATCTCTTCAACTACCAATTCAACACCTCCGGGCTCAAACATATGATGGTGCCAGTAACATGTCAGGAAAATATAAAGGCTGTCAGGCAGAGATAAAGAAGGTGCAACTACTAGCTCTGTATGTGCATTGTGGAGCTCATGTTACCCACCTAATTATCAGCAAGGCCATACCAAATTCTCTCTTCATAAAGAATGCTTTAGACAACCTTCAAGAGCTAGGTACCCTCTACAGAAGTTCAGGAAAGTTCAAACATATGTACCTTAATATTCACACAGATGATCTCAACACTCCTTCACCAACAAGTTTGAAGCCAATATGTCCTACACGGTGGCTTACACGATATGCTGCAGTGAAAGCAGTATTAGATAATTACCCTGATGTATTGGCTGCCCTCCAGGAGGCAGCAAAGGAGTTAGGGTCAACAACTGCATCCCGAGCAGCAGGTTTGTACAAATGTTTGTCCTCAGGGGAATGTCTACTTGGATTATATGGATCACTTCCTCTTATTCAATGTCTAGAAAACTTCAACAAGAGCCTACAAGGATCAAAAGTGACAGTATCTGGAATGCTAGAAGCTGCAGAGGTTACCATAAAGAGCCTACAGTCACTTCGATGCGAGCACAAATTCAAGAgattatttgaagaagcagaacaGAAGCTCCATCTGTGTGACCTAGACGCAGttcctcttccaagaaagaaaaaaataccaaagaggCTAGACCAAGGATTAGGATTTGCCTCTAACTACTTTCATGACTCAGCTGAAGAGTTTTATCGAGTTGAGTTCTTCAGTGTTATTGATGCTGCCGTACTGAACATTAAAGAATACTTCACTTCCACTGATCTCACCGAGTATCAAGATTTATCGTCAGTACTGTTGACTGGGACACATAAGCCAGAAATTATCTCTAAGTATCCAGAACTCAATGAATCTCTGAATCAGCAACTCAATTTCTTCCACAACCAGTTTAAGGGGTCAACAGTTGAAGATTATAGAAAGATCTTCACAGATATGGTACCAGAAGTTCGCCGAATGTTTCCTCATGTAGAAGCATTGTTACGCCTTTTACTTGTCTCCCCAGCAAGTTCCTGCACAGATGAGAGGTCATTCAGTGCTCTCAGACGATTGAAGACATGGTTACGTAGCAGTATGAGTCAGCAACGCCTTAACCACCTCATGATTTGCCATGTACATCGTGACCGTCTAGCTACCTTAAGTCCACAGGCGATTGCTGAGGAGTTCATCCGAGCAGAAGACAAACGAAGGACCATTTTTGGTAGATTCTGA